A genomic region of Melopsittacus undulatus isolate bMelUnd1 chromosome 5, bMelUnd1.mat.Z, whole genome shotgun sequence contains the following coding sequences:
- the CRY1 gene encoding cryptochrome-1 isoform X2, which produces MCNPRAHHGSAQGAIHNRFLLQCLEDLDANLRKLNSRLFVIRGQPADVFPRLFKEWNIAKLSIEYDSEPFGKERDAAIKKLASEAGVEVIVRISHTLYDLDKIIELNGGQPPLTYKRFQTLISRMEPLEMPVETITPEVMEKCTTPVSDDHDEKYGVPSLEELGFDTDGLPSAVWPGGETEALTRLERHLERKAWVANFERPRMNANSLLASPTGLSPYLRFGCLSCRLFYFKLTDLYKKVKKNSSPPLSLYGQLLWREFFYTAATNNPRFDKMEGNPICVQIPWDKNPEALAKWAEGRTGFPWIDAIMTQLRQEGWIHHLARHAVACFLTRGDLWISWEEGMKVFEELLLDADWSVNAGSWMWLSCSSFFQQFFHCYCPVGFGRRTDPNGDYIRRYLPVLRGFPAKYIYDPWNAPESIQKAAKCIIGVNYPKPMVNHAEASRLNIERMKQIYQQLSRYRGLGLLATVPSNPNGNGNGGLMGYSPGESISGCSSAGGAQLGTGDGHTVVQPCALGDSHTAGASGIQQQGYCQASSILHYAHGDNQQSHLLQAGRTAVGTGISAGKRPNPEEETQSVGPKVQRQSTN; this is translated from the exons ATTCCTGCTTCAGTGTCTTGAGGATCTTGATGCCAATCTACGGAAACTGAACTCACGTTTGTTTGTTATTCGTGGACAGCCAGCAGATGTTTTCCCCAGACTTTTCAAG GAATGGAATATTGCGAAACTTTCTATTGAATATGATTCTGAGCCatttgggaaggaaagagatgCAGCGATCAAGAAGCTGGCTAGTGAAGCTGGAGTGGAGGTCATTGTTCGAATTTCCCATACATTATATGACTTAGACAA AATAATAGAATTAAATGGAGGACAGCCTCCTCTTACCTACAAGCGATTCCAGACCTTAATTAGTAGAATGGAACCACTGGAGATGCCAGTAGAGACTATAACCCCAGAAGTAATGGAAAAATGTACTACTCCAGTTTCAGATGACCATGATGAGAAATACGGTGTCCCATCACTTGAAGAGCTAG GTTTTGACACAGATGGTCTGCCTTCTGCAGTATGGCCAGGGGGAGAAACAGAGGCTCTCACACGATTGGAAAGACATTTGGAACGAAAG gcttggGTAGCAAACTTTGAAAGACCACGAATGAATGCAAATTCCCTCCTGGCAAGCCCTACAGGGCTTAGCCCTTACCTCCGCTTTGGCTGTTTGTCCTGTCGTCTCTTTTATTTCAAGTTAACGGATCTGTACAAAAAG GTAAAAAAGAACAgctcccctcccctctccctctaTGGCCAGCTGTTATGGCGTGAATTTTTCTACACAGCGGCAACTAACAATCCACGGTTTGATAAAATGGAGGGGAATCCTATCTGTGTTCAAATCCCATGGGATAAGAATCCTGAGGCTTTGGCCAAATGGGCAGAAGGCAGAACAGGTTTTCCTTGGATTGATGCGATTATGACACAGCTTCGTCAAGAAGGTTGGATTCATCATTTAGCTCGGCATGCCGTAGCGTGCTTTTTAACTCGAGGTGATCTCTGGATTAGCTGGGAAGAAGGAATGAAG GTCTTTGAAGAGCTCTTACTTGATGCAGATTGGAGTGTGAATGCTGGAAGCTGGATGTGGCTATCTTGTAGTTCcttctttcagcagttttttCACTGCTACTGTCCTGTGGGTTTTGGCAGAAGAACTGACCCAAATGGGGATTATATCAG acGCTATTTGCCAGTACTTAGAGGTTTCCCTGCAAAATACATCTACGATCCTTGGAATGCCCCAGAAAGCATCCAGAAGGCTGCAAAGTGTATTATAGGAGTCAATTATCCCAAACCAATGGTAAATCATGCAGAAGCAAGCCGTCTGAATATTGAGAGAATGAAACAAATATACCAGCAGCTTTCACGATACAGAGGACTGG GTCTTCTTGCAACAGTGCCTTCTAATccaaatggaaatggaaatggtgGCCTCATGGGCTATTCACCAGGAGAAAGCATTTCTGGTTGTAGCAGTGCAGGAG GAGCTCAGCTGGGAACTGGTGATGGTCATACAGTTGTTCAGCCATGTGCTCTGGGGGACTCTCATACAGCAGGAGCAAGTGGAATTCAGCAGCAAG GTTACTGTCAAGCAAGTAGTATCTTACATTATGCTCATGGAGACAATCAGCAATCACACTTATTGCAAGCAG GAAGAACGGCTGTTGGTACTGGCATTAGTGCAGGGAAACGCCCAAATCCAGAAGAAGAAACTCAGAGCGTTGGACCAAAAGTCCAGCGACAGAGCACAAATTAA
- the CRY1 gene encoding cryptochrome-1 isoform X1, with the protein MGVNAVHWFRKGLRLHDNPALRECIQGADTVRCVYILDPWFAGSSNVGINRWRFLLQCLEDLDANLRKLNSRLFVIRGQPADVFPRLFKEWNIAKLSIEYDSEPFGKERDAAIKKLASEAGVEVIVRISHTLYDLDKIIELNGGQPPLTYKRFQTLISRMEPLEMPVETITPEVMEKCTTPVSDDHDEKYGVPSLEELGFDTDGLPSAVWPGGETEALTRLERHLERKAWVANFERPRMNANSLLASPTGLSPYLRFGCLSCRLFYFKLTDLYKKVKKNSSPPLSLYGQLLWREFFYTAATNNPRFDKMEGNPICVQIPWDKNPEALAKWAEGRTGFPWIDAIMTQLRQEGWIHHLARHAVACFLTRGDLWISWEEGMKVFEELLLDADWSVNAGSWMWLSCSSFFQQFFHCYCPVGFGRRTDPNGDYIRRYLPVLRGFPAKYIYDPWNAPESIQKAAKCIIGVNYPKPMVNHAEASRLNIERMKQIYQQLSRYRGLGLLATVPSNPNGNGNGGLMGYSPGESISGCSSAGGAQLGTGDGHTVVQPCALGDSHTAGASGIQQQGYCQASSILHYAHGDNQQSHLLQAGRTAVGTGISAGKRPNPEEETQSVGPKVQRQSTN; encoded by the exons ATTCCTGCTTCAGTGTCTTGAGGATCTTGATGCCAATCTACGGAAACTGAACTCACGTTTGTTTGTTATTCGTGGACAGCCAGCAGATGTTTTCCCCAGACTTTTCAAG GAATGGAATATTGCGAAACTTTCTATTGAATATGATTCTGAGCCatttgggaaggaaagagatgCAGCGATCAAGAAGCTGGCTAGTGAAGCTGGAGTGGAGGTCATTGTTCGAATTTCCCATACATTATATGACTTAGACAA AATAATAGAATTAAATGGAGGACAGCCTCCTCTTACCTACAAGCGATTCCAGACCTTAATTAGTAGAATGGAACCACTGGAGATGCCAGTAGAGACTATAACCCCAGAAGTAATGGAAAAATGTACTACTCCAGTTTCAGATGACCATGATGAGAAATACGGTGTCCCATCACTTGAAGAGCTAG GTTTTGACACAGATGGTCTGCCTTCTGCAGTATGGCCAGGGGGAGAAACAGAGGCTCTCACACGATTGGAAAGACATTTGGAACGAAAG gcttggGTAGCAAACTTTGAAAGACCACGAATGAATGCAAATTCCCTCCTGGCAAGCCCTACAGGGCTTAGCCCTTACCTCCGCTTTGGCTGTTTGTCCTGTCGTCTCTTTTATTTCAAGTTAACGGATCTGTACAAAAAG GTAAAAAAGAACAgctcccctcccctctccctctaTGGCCAGCTGTTATGGCGTGAATTTTTCTACACAGCGGCAACTAACAATCCACGGTTTGATAAAATGGAGGGGAATCCTATCTGTGTTCAAATCCCATGGGATAAGAATCCTGAGGCTTTGGCCAAATGGGCAGAAGGCAGAACAGGTTTTCCTTGGATTGATGCGATTATGACACAGCTTCGTCAAGAAGGTTGGATTCATCATTTAGCTCGGCATGCCGTAGCGTGCTTTTTAACTCGAGGTGATCTCTGGATTAGCTGGGAAGAAGGAATGAAG GTCTTTGAAGAGCTCTTACTTGATGCAGATTGGAGTGTGAATGCTGGAAGCTGGATGTGGCTATCTTGTAGTTCcttctttcagcagttttttCACTGCTACTGTCCTGTGGGTTTTGGCAGAAGAACTGACCCAAATGGGGATTATATCAG acGCTATTTGCCAGTACTTAGAGGTTTCCCTGCAAAATACATCTACGATCCTTGGAATGCCCCAGAAAGCATCCAGAAGGCTGCAAAGTGTATTATAGGAGTCAATTATCCCAAACCAATGGTAAATCATGCAGAAGCAAGCCGTCTGAATATTGAGAGAATGAAACAAATATACCAGCAGCTTTCACGATACAGAGGACTGG GTCTTCTTGCAACAGTGCCTTCTAATccaaatggaaatggaaatggtgGCCTCATGGGCTATTCACCAGGAGAAAGCATTTCTGGTTGTAGCAGTGCAGGAG GAGCTCAGCTGGGAACTGGTGATGGTCATACAGTTGTTCAGCCATGTGCTCTGGGGGACTCTCATACAGCAGGAGCAAGTGGAATTCAGCAGCAAG GTTACTGTCAAGCAAGTAGTATCTTACATTATGCTCATGGAGACAATCAGCAATCACACTTATTGCAAGCAG GAAGAACGGCTGTTGGTACTGGCATTAGTGCAGGGAAACGCCCAAATCCAGAAGAAGAAACTCAGAGCGTTGGACCAAAAGTCCAGCGACAGAGCACAAATTAA